A segment of the Cyanobacteria bacterium GSL.Bin1 genome:
TCATCTCAGAGTGCTTCAGGGGATTACTTTTCTAAGTCTGCCGACCTACTGATCCAAAGCCTGCTGATGTTAGCAAAAGGGAGCATCTATCCCGACCTCCTCACCGCCTGGTCGATTTTACGACTCCCCAATCTTGCTAATCGAATGAAGGTTGCTCAAGAAGAGGGCTGGTTGGATTTATGGGCACAGCCTGGAGCAACCTCTTTATCTTCCGTTGCTGATGCTCCGCAAACCGCTGGGGGGATTATCAGCCAAGCGAATAAAACCTTTGCTCCCCTGATTAGTCGTGAGTTTATTTCGTCGCTCTGTGGCGAAACGACAATGCCCCTGCGGTTAGAAGGAAAGCAGATGCTCATTTTCCATCTGGATCAAGAACGACGGGACGCGATCGCGCCGCTACTCGCTTCCATTCTTCACTTGACCATTATCAAAAATCTCGCCACAGCCCGCAAAGATCCCCTGGTTTTGGCAATGGACGAACTGCCCACCCTCTATTTGCCTGATTTAGTGAAATGGATCAACGAGTATCGGGAAAATGGACTGGTGACAGTCCTCGGCTATCAAAACCATGCCCAATTGGAACATAAATATGGCAAAGAACTGACTCGCTCCATTTTGGGCGCTTGTGCCACTAAAGCCATCTTCAATCCCCAAGATAAAGTTACAGCCGAAGAATACGAAAAGTATTTTGGCGAAGAAGAAGTAACCATTAGAACCAAATCTCGCAATTTTGGTAAGAACAAAGGTCGCAGTGAGTCGGAGCAACGTCAAAAACGCCCCGTTATTAGTTCGAGGTTGCTAACTACTCTTCCTAAAGGCAAATGTGTGTTTGTCAATCCCGCCTATGGCAGTGGTGGCGAAGCTGCCCTCCCGCAAGTGCTGACCCCTAAAATCCCGAAACAAGATATCAAAGCCCAGGAAAAAAGTGAACAGCTTTGGGAAGAAAAGGTTAGGGCGCGGTTGGTGAAGCGGGCGCAGAATTTAAAGGTTTCCCTAGATGAGCAAGCATTGGAAAAGGAACTAGAGGCTCGCCTGGAGATTGCCAATAGTATCTTACCCAATCAAGCGGGATACCAGTGGTGGGATGAGCAAGAGGAAACAAGCGAGGTTTACGAGCAAAAAATAGCAAATTTAACTTGAGGCAAACATGTCTGATAAAATCCCCCAACCTAAAGAATCTGATTTACAAGCGGAAAATACCCAACTTCAAGCTGAGCAGATCAAAGCGGCTGGCAGTATCTTAGAAGAAGTGGGTCGCAAATGGGAGAAGCGAAATTGGCAAAAGCGCAATCAATCCAAACCAGATGAAGTTAAGGTCGAAATTGAGAAGGGAACAAAGCACAAACAACTCTACGAAAAATATTCGGAAAATACCAACTCAAACCGACCCGTGCGAAGAACGCTAAAGACAGCGCGAGAGGCTTTAAGGAGTGGTCATTCTCAACAAGAAACTGCGGCGATTCTCAGCCATGATCCACAAATACAACAAGTTAAGGAGCAGCAAGGCGAGGCAAAAGCAAATAAGCACACCCAGCAAATGATCAGATCAGTGGTAGATCGCGAGAAGAAAGCACAACAGGGGCAACGGCAAAGCAAACAACAAAGTCAGAAAAAACAGCTAGCTCAGCAACGAGGGCTGGGCGGACCACAAATGTGAATCACCTGTGGTTATGATCAATTCTGGCTAGCGAAACTGAGCTTTTAGTTCTCGTAGCATCTTACTAGTGCCTTCATTGATGGCTTTTTCGACAAGTGGTGGGATGATCTCTGTAATCGCATTTGTAGGAAAAGTGGAACTAACGGCAGTTTCAACATAACTGCTTTCGTGAAGGACATGAATGGTTAGCTGGTTTTGGTAGTAAATCCACACTTCCGGTACACGCAGCGCTTCGTAGGCGTTTAGAGTAGTAATTGAAGTTACATCAGATTCGATTGCAAGATCCGGCGGGGAATGGACTGTCAGATCAATGTTGGTACAGCCTCTCACTTGGCTGGCGTTCTGAATGTAGAAGCAGGTATCAGGTTCAACGCCAGCAATTTCTGGGCGCTTGAAAGTAGTCGAGCCAAAGTCCTCCCAATCTCGCTCCTGGATTTCCAAAATTGCTTTAACAATATCGGCAATAATGCGATGAGGACGCTCGTGGAGTGCCTGAGGGGACATTAGTTCTAAAGTGCCTCGGTAGTAAGCTAGGCGAGTACTGCGCTTTTCTCCCAGTTCAGTAAGGATCGTTTCAAAATCTTGCCAGGATAGGTTAGAAATACTAATCTGGCTACCAGGAGTAAGTTTGATAGTTTGAAGAGGAATGGTGAAGGTCATACTAAATAGTTTTGTAACTGTTTTTAATCTAACCTCGCCAGCTCGCTACGATTAAAAACAGTTATAGTCTGTGCGCCAATAGCGCACATCAATTTTCCAAAAGTCCGAGTTTCTTTTTAGCTTGTTCAATTTCCCATAAGCTTTGAATTTTCAACCAGTGGTCTGGGGTGTTGCCGAGATATTTAGCAATCAGTACTGCTGTTTCTGCCGTCAGTCTGTGTCGTCCTCGAATAACCTCGCTAATCCGACCTGTGTTGACGCCAACCGCTTTAGCAAACTGAGTTTTGTTCATTCCCAAATCTTCCATCGCATCTAGCAAATAGTCCCCAACATGATAGACTGGGAGGTTAATTTCAGTGGTAGTCAATGATTCGGACTTCATAAGCATCTCCTTTTTCTGCATCCCAGCGAAAGATAATACGATATTGCATATTGACCGAAATTGACCAAAATCCTTGGAACTCGCCTTTAAGCTTGTGGAGCCGATTAGAAGGATAGGCGACGTTTTCTAGAGATTCAGCAGTGTTAAGGTTACTGAGTTTGATTTTAAGTTTTTTCTCCAGTGGCTCAAACTCCTTAACTCGTTTACCAGCAAGGAAATCAGCAGTCTTTTTGTCTCCTGCACTTCTTATCATACGCATTAAGCAATGCGTATATTGTAAATCCAATCCAAGCAATTTGACAACAATTGCGCTCCTGCTTTAGAATAGGGTTCAATCTTTGCAATTCTAAAGCTATTCATAAAAGCTATTCATATTAAAAGCAAAAAGATGGCTTCCCAGATGTCTGAAGCTGATTTAGCTAAAGCTAGAGAGAAGCTCCCCCCTAGCTTCTTAGGCTTTAAAGATCAATATCCCGTTTCCCTTACGAACGCGGTTGATGAATGGGATACGCCCCCTTATCCCGAGGGATACATTCCTCACAGCGTTGATGTTTATTTTCAAGAAGATGCCCTAGGACCTGATTTGATCATTGAAGCGGGCAAGCTAAAATCCCTTAACTTTGATGCTTGGGCAGATAGTCCCGATGTCATCGTTGTTGAGATTGATGATCAGTTCGCTTACATCCAGTTAGAAGGTCGGGTGATTTTAGATCGCCTAGGCGGTGTGGTTCTTCCTGATGTTTTTGTTGATCCTGAATTGTTGTTAAAAGAAGCACAATCAATTTGACAGTGAGCATCATATTACCTTAGAATATCCCCAACCTTAACTAATTTAAAGCCCTTCAATTAGCTAACGGGGTAAGTTTAGGGAATCCCTACACAGTGTTAAAGCAATGGCTTACGAATTCTCGGAGAAAGAACTGGCTGATATCAATGAGAAACTTCCCCCTCAATATGCAGCCTTAAAAGATAAATACCCTGTCTCCATTGCTAATGCTGCTGATGACTGGGACACCCCACCTTATCCAGAGGGATATGTCCCCCAAAGTATTGATATTTATTACCAAGAGCATGATGCTTTAGGACCGGGTTTAACTATTGAAGATGGAAAAATCGGCTCAATTCAATTTAATAATTGGGTTAATGACTCGGATGTAATTGGAGTAGAAATCGACAGTAGCTGGGCTTATATCCAGGTAGAAGGTCGCGTCATCCTCAATCGAATTGGAGGAGCCGTTCTTCCTAATGTTTTGCAAAGTCCAGAACTCCTTTTAAAAGCAACAATTGCCAAAATACAACGATAGTTATCGTTTCTTGTGCGCCAATGGCACACATTTTTTATAAGCTGGACTCTAAATAGCAGTCAGGAGAAAATGCTTCCTTCTTTCAGATAAACGCTACGAGGCACAACTTACTCACTGCGAGAAAATCAGTATGGCAGAAGAACAATTCCAAAATACCTCCCAACGAAAAGAAACTGATATCAACAGCATTGTTGATCAGATCCAGAAAAGAGCCGAGGAAAGTCGCTACCAGGGCAATGCTCAAATCAAAATAAATGTTGGTCGAGAAAAGGTTTTTGAGGCTACTCCTGGACAAGAGCCAACCGAAAATAAAATTACCTCTGAGCAAACCGAAATCTTACAAAAAGCCCTAGACAATCCAGAAGGGTTAAAAGGGACTGTTAAGGTTTCCCTGAACAATGAAGAGGTTTTGAAAATCAAAAATGGAGAAGTCCAAAATGATCAATTAGGATTAACCCAGCAAACGAGTCAAACCCAAGAAGCTACCGCTTCTCAAACTTCCCCTTTAGAAGAGACAGCAACTCAAACCGCTGCTCCTTCTCAGGAAACAACAGAAAACAGTCACCTCGAGCAAGTTCCCACTGAAACCGCTACACCTTCCCAACCAACAGCAGAACAGGTTGATGACCTCAGAGAAGAACACAACATCATAGAAGGCCAGGTTCGGGGTCTAGAAGCTGATTCAATGCGCTTTGATGAAGAGATTAGCAAAATTAAGTCCAATTCAGAAGAGTTTGAGCACCAGCTTAACCAAACTCAAAATGATGCGTCCAATTTAGAGCAGGGACTCAGAGAAGTCGATGCGCGAGTTGAGCGTGTTGAACAGGATGTCTCCTACTCTCAATCTTATGTCTCTGGATTGGAACAGCAAGTCAGTGACTTAAAAGAGGTTGTTGGACAGCAACAGCAACAACTGGAACAGCAGCAACAGCAGTTCCAGCAACTCAACGAACGCTTGGAAACCATGAATCAGAAGTTAGAGCAAATGAATTGCTCTAACCTTGATGTGGCTCGGGAGAAGCTAGGAAACTTCCTAAATAATGTCAATTCCCAAGTGCAGCAAGCGGGTCACCAAGCGCGATCGCGCACGGTGGATCGGATGCAGCAGACCCAACAAAGCTTAGAGACTCAGACACAGAGACTGGGACGTTTTGCTCAGGTTGTACAAAACCAAGCGTCGCAAGCAGCACAAAAGGGTCAAAAGCAACTTTCAGGAAAAATTAGTGAAGTGGGTCAAATGCTTCACACCCAAGCCAGTCAAGTTTCCCAAACTGCCCACACCCAAGCCGGTCAAATTTCCCAAAGAGTCAATGAGATGATGCAGACAGCTCAAGCTCAGGGGACGAAAGTAATGGAAATCGCTCGCACCCAAAGCGATCAGGTCTTGCAGAAAGTGAATAATACTGCCCAAGCAGTAGAGCAAAAGACCAGCCAAGTGATGCAGCAGGCAGGGCAAGCCATGCAAACCGTTCAGTCACAGGTAGCAGATCAAACGCAAGCAGTAGGAGATGCGGTTCGCGAACAAGCTGGGGAAAAAGCAGTGGCGTTTACCGCTGCTGCTGCTCGAAAGACGGCAAACCTAGTTGGTGAACAACAATCCGATGGGGGTCAAGTTGTTGACGGAAAAAGCCAGCGCATCCAAGTCAGAAATAGCCGAGTTAGCATTAGCGAACGCCCCAAACCTGACCCAGAAAAAATGTGGGAAACCTATAGCAAAGGAACAGATGAAAAGCATCCTGTACAGCGAACCAAACAAACCATTCAAAATGCTCTGAGTGATAACAGCTCCAAACAAGAAGTGAAAGCAATGCTCAGTGCTGATCCCCATATTAAGCAAATTGCCCAGAAGCAAGGGGAAGCGAAAGCTGAAAAACATACCAATCAGATGATTCGCTCGGCAGTTAACCAACGTCAATCCCAGACGCTGAATATGCAAAATGTTAAGCAAGCGTTCCAAGACCGCAATCAGCAACGTTAATAGTTTTCATTTGAAAGTGACCGCTGCTTCTCTAATGGTATTGGATCATCTGGGAGTCGTTTTCGATGTTGAGGTTTTTCGCTTGCTGGGACGACTCTCATTTCCCTTATTTGCTTGGCTTTTAATTATGGGAGAGCAGAAAACAAAGAACTGGCAACGCTACGAATTGCGACTACTGGCAATGGCGGTAATCAGTCAGCCCTTATTTGTTCTATTTCGAGAAACGCCATTTACTGCCAATATTTTGTTTCTCCTCGCTTTGGCTCTCCCTTGCTTGCGAGCTACCTCGCAAAAGGCTAGTGGCATTTTCCAGTTGACAAGTTGGCTAGCAGCGACGATGATTGCCGAAGTGGGCGCGATCGAGTATGGAGCTTATGGCATATTGCTCATTTACCTGCTGAAAAGTTTTCCTTACCTGTGGCAAGCCCCTAACTCAATCAACTATGCGGGTTGGGTTAGCTCATACCTGGGCTTACACACCTTCTCCTTTCTCTCTTATGCCCTGCAACCGTTTGCGGGGCTATTTATTTTTGCCGTTCCCTTCCTCAAGCAAGTGGATCAGATCGGATTGAGAGCGAGATGGTTTTATTGGTTTTATCCCCTGCATTTTCTGCCGTTACTACTGCTTAAGTTTCATTATGCTTTATAAACTAAAATGCCCCTCTTGTCAAAGCTGGCTTTACAATGATGCGCCGACCGACAATTGCCGAACCGATGAAGTGATTTGCCGTCAGTGCCATCACAAATATAAAATCATTCAACTTCAGGTACAGCAACTGGAATGTTGGTTCACCCCAGCAACTTCTAGATACCAAAAGCCAAGTCGAAGGTACCAACTTAGAGGAACTACTGCCGATGGGGAAACTCAGGCTTACCAGTTTTCCATTTCTGGCGATGAATTTGTTGCTTTAGCGGGAGATGAACTGCTCCTTGTCTATGCGACGCAGTTACAGAAGGTAGAGAAATTAGCTTTGATTAATAATTTGACAACCGAGGAAAGTCGCAAAATTTTTTCTCCAAGAACAGAAGCGAGGCAGATGGGAGTTGCCACAGGTGCGATTCTGTTTGTTGGCGGTAGTTTACTGGCGGGATTACTCTCGGGAGTTCCAGCCAAAGCTGTTTCCATTGCTTCTGTACCGATCTCGGGAGTAGCAGGATTAGTGACAACCAAACGCTGTAGTTATCGAGAAGAGAACCAAAGTATCATTAACTCATT
Coding sequences within it:
- a CDS encoding HigA family addiction module antidote protein; the encoded protein is MKSESLTTTEINLPVYHVGDYLLDAMEDLGMNKTQFAKAVGVNTGRISEVIRGRHRLTAETAVLIAKYLGNTPDHWLKIQSLWEIEQAKKKLGLLEN
- a CDS encoding type II toxin-antitoxin system RelE/ParE family toxin, with product MRMIRSAGDKKTADFLAGKRVKEFEPLEKKLKIKLSNLNTAESLENVAYPSNRLHKLKGEFQGFWSISVNMQYRIIFRWDAEKGDAYEVRIIDYH
- a CDS encoding TraX family protein, with the translated sequence MTAASLMVLDHLGVVFDVEVFRLLGRLSFPLFAWLLIMGEQKTKNWQRYELRLLAMAVISQPLFVLFRETPFTANILFLLALALPCLRATSQKASGIFQLTSWLAATMIAEVGAIEYGAYGILLIYLLKSFPYLWQAPNSINYAGWVSSYLGLHTFSFLSYALQPFAGLFIFAVPFLKQVDQIGLRARWFYWFYPLHFLPLLLLKFHYAL
- a CDS encoding Uma2 family endonuclease; protein product: MTFTIPLQTIKLTPGSQISISNLSWQDFETILTELGEKRSTRLAYYRGTLELMSPQALHERPHRIIADIVKAILEIQERDWEDFGSTTFKRPEIAGVEPDTCFYIQNASQVRGCTNIDLTVHSPPDLAIESDVTSITTLNAYEALRVPEVWIYYQNQLTIHVLHESSYVETAVSSTFPTNAITEIIPPLVEKAINEGTSKMLRELKAQFR
- a CDS encoding type IV secretion system DNA-binding domain-containing protein, whose protein sequence is MTQEQTEQPQSFFQETIAPIYNAVGWEAIALLGLFLILFLTDKKKKGELAQGRRAEGKEKRAATQLAQEQMQEKKRNKVALYFGTPKENRLSRLLSPKTLYVPDAQEGIAIAGAPGKGKTFSMIDPFIRSAVDQHFPCIVYAYKEEQLHRHVAYAVNEGYEVRIFAPGKPYGEVINPLDFLTDEGDANMAQQLAIVLNRNASSGGSSQSASGDYFSKSADLLIQSLLMLAKGSIYPDLLTAWSILRLPNLANRMKVAQEEGWLDLWAQPGATSLSSVADAPQTAGGIISQANKTFAPLISREFISSLCGETTMPLRLEGKQMLIFHLDQERRDAIAPLLASILHLTIIKNLATARKDPLVLAMDELPTLYLPDLVKWINEYRENGLVTVLGYQNHAQLEHKYGKELTRSILGACATKAIFNPQDKVTAEEYEKYFGEEEVTIRTKSRNFGKNKGRSESEQRQKRPVISSRLLTTLPKGKCVFVNPAYGSGGEAALPQVLTPKIPKQDIKAQEKSEQLWEEKVRARLVKRAQNLKVSLDEQALEKELEARLEIANSILPNQAGYQWWDEQEETSEVYEQKIANLT